The Solanum lycopersicum chromosome 6, SLM_r2.1 genome has a window encoding:
- the LOC101246829 gene encoding protein EXORDIUM-like 3, with product MNMDQCHRTYFPATFYLLAGICLLLLTSPVNGWRPWPNQKPNTTDLLYSPSKKYEGSSDLIKLKYHMGPVLTANITVYPIWYGRWSKSQKRIIREFINSISAVDSKPPSVSGWWKTVQSYTDQTGANISGNVHIGAEKTDRSYSHGKSLTRLSIQSVIKSAVTASTTPPLPINSKSGVYLLLTCDDVYVENFCQDVCGFHYFTFPSIVGYTLPYAWVGNSGKLCPSVCAYPFSVPDYMGRGFKAVKSPNNDVGVDGMISVIAHEIAELSTNPLVNAWYAGDDPIFPVEIGDLCEGIYGSGGGGSYTGQMLNGEDGATYNMNGIRRKFLVQWVWNHVVNYCTGPNALDQ from the coding sequence ATGAACATGGACCAGTGTCACCGAACATATTTCCCGGCGACTTTCTATCTTCTCGCCGGAATTTGTCTACTCTTATTAACTTCCCCAGTTAATGGGTGGCGTCCATGGCCCAACCAAAAGCCCAACACCACCGATTTATTGTACAGCCCATCCAAAAAGTATGAAGGCTCATCGGacttaattaagttaaaataccACATGGGCCCTGTTCTCACTGCCAACATCACCGTTTACCCCATTTGGTACGGCCGATGGAGCAAATCCCAGAAAAGAATTATCCGGGAGTTCATCAACTCAATCTCCGCCGTCGATTCCAAACCGCCGTCAGTTTCCGGTTGGTGGAAAACAGTCCAGAGTTACACCGACCAAACCGGAGCCAACATCTCCGGTAATGTACACATCGGAGCTGAAAAAACCGATCGGTCTTACTCTCATGGCAAATCGTTAACCCGTTTATCGATTCAGTCTGTTATAAAATCTGCCGTCACAGCCAGTACCACTCCCCCTTTACCGATAAATTCCAAAAGCGGTGTGTATTTACTACTCACATGTGATGATGTTTATGTCGAAAATTTCTGTCAAGACGTTTGTGGATTTCACTATTTCACTTTCCCTTCCATTGTGGGTTACACCTTACCATACGCATGGGTAGGTAACTCCGGCAAACTATGCCCCAGTGTTTGTGCATACCCGTTTTCCGTACCCGATTACATGGGTCGGGGTTTCAAAGCTGTGAAATCGCCGAATAACGATGTGGGTGTTGACGGAATGATTAGTGTGATTGCTCATGAAATTGCTGAGTTATCCACGAATCCGTTGGTGAATGCTTGGTATGCAGGTGACGATCCAATTTTTCCGGTGGAGATAGGGGATCTTTGTGAAGGGATATATGGGTCGGGTGGTGGTGGGTCGTATACTGGGCAAATGTTGAACGGTGAAGATGGTGCAACGTACAATATGAATGGAATAAGAAGAAAGTTTTTGGTTCAGTGGGTGTGGAATCATGTTGTGAATTATTGTACTGGGCCTAATGCACTTGATCAGTAA